A segment of the Fimbriimonadaceae bacterium genome:
CCGTCTGGTCTTCGGTGTCCGACAAGTAGATGCAGTTGTCGTAGGACTTGCTCATCTTGCGCATGTCAAGGCCCGGCACCTTGGCCCGACTCTCGTCCTGGGGGATCATGTACTTGTACGGCGTGAACACCTCCTTGCCGTACAGCCGGTTGAACCGCAAGGCGATGTCATTGCCGATTTCCAGGTGCGGCGCTTGGTCACGGCCGACGGGCACGCCATACGGCTTGTAGAGAAGGATGTCGACAGTCTGGAGGACGGGATAGCCCAAGAGTCCGTACGGTTCACGCTCGGCCGAACCCAAGTCCTCCTGCTTCTCCTTGTACGTCGGCACCCGCTCCAACCAGCCGAGCGGCGTCATCATGCTGAACAACAGGTGAAGCTCGCTGTGCTCCCGCACATGGGACTGGACGAACACCACCGACTTGGCGGGGTCGATGCCCGCGGCGATGTAGTCCTTCGCCACTTCCCTCGCGTTCCGACTGACCTGGCCCGGGTCCTCATAGTCCGTGGTCAGGGCATGCAGGTCGGCGACCATGCAGTACATGTCGTACCCCTGCCCTTGCAACTCCACCCAGTTGCGCAGCGCCCCCTCGTAGTTGCCGATGTGCAGGCGCGGGTTGGTACTGCGCATGCCGCTCAAGATGCGTTTGTTCGCGGGGAGTGCCATAGTCGTGGGTTTATGCGTGGGAGCCCGACCCCAACAGAAGGCGTTGGAGGAAGTCGGAGAACGGGGACATGATGACGAAGAGGAGCGAGTCCCCCGTCGTGTTGACGGGGATCAGCACGAGAACCAGGAACAGCAGGGAGCCGATCGACAGGTTGAACCGCGTCCAGCTGATGCGCGCCTTGTCGCTCAGGAAGGTTCCCAGCAACCACATGCCGTCAAGCGGCCCGATCGGCAGAAGGTTAAAGACAAACAGGGTGACGTTGAGGATGACGCCGTAGAGGAGGAACGCGGTGAGAAACCCGCCCTGGAGCATGCCGGTCGGCATCAGTAGGCGGAGGAGCACCGCGTAAACCGCCGCCTGGACCAGGTTGCTCATCGGCCCGGCCAACACGGCGATGAAGTGGTCCCACTTGGGGTTTTTCATGTGCCGGGGGTCCATGATGACCGGCTTGCCCCACCCGATGCCGAACCCGGAGAACGTCGTCACCAGGATCATGATCGTGCCGAGCAGGTCGAAGTGTTTGAAGAGGTTCAGGGTCACGCGCCCCATCGCCCGGGGCGTCGGGTCGCCGGCCAGGTCGGCGAACTTGGCGTGGCAATACTCGTGCAGCCCGATGGCCAGAAAGATGACGAGCAGGATGGCGGCGATCACCGGCGGTGGCGGCACGTGGGCGCCAAGCTGGGCGACGAGGGGCAGGCTCACAGGTCCTCCGGCACCGACTCGCGGGCAAACATCTCGTCCCACGTCTCGGGCCGCTGCACCATCACCGCCGACCCGTCTTCCCGCAGCAGGGCGGTGCCGGGCCGCTGGTAGCGGTTGTAGTTGCTCGCCATCGCACTGTTATACGCTCCCGTGACCAGGACCTGGATGTGGTCCCCCGCCCGGATGTCCGACGGCAACATCACGTCTTCGAACAGCATGTCGGTCTCGCAGTGCTTACCGCTCACCGTGGCCGGCCGGCCGGCGGCAAAGCCCCTGCCGTCCCCGCTCACCGCGACCACGTCGTACTTCGATCCGTACATCACCGGACGCGGGTTGTCGCTGAGGCCGCCGTCGACCGCCACGTAGACCCGCCGCCCCTTGCTCGCACTCGGCACCTCTTTGACCGCACCGACGGTGTAGAGGGTGACGCCGCTTTCGCCGATGATCGAGCGGCCCGGCTCCTGCACGAGCTTGGGCCGGAGCCCGCTCGGGGCAAGGGCTCGGCTGATCTGGGCCACGATCTGGGCGCAATACTCCTCGACCGGCAAGGGCCGGGCGTCACCGACGTAGTGCACCCCCAGGCCGCCCCCCACGTTGATGACCTGCGCCTCGTAGCCATGCTTCGCTCTCATGTCGGCGGCGAACTGGGCCAAGAGCTCTCCGCCGCTGATCTGGGCTTCGGGGTCCAAGAGTTGCGACCCCACATGGCAGTGGAAGCCCTTGACGTCCAGGCCCGCCTCAAGGGCCGCCACCAGGGCCCGTTCTCCCGAACCGTCGGCGATGTTAAAGCCGAACTTGGTGTCGGCCTGGCCCGTGCTGATCTTCGCGTGGGTCTTGGGGTCGACGCCCGGGGCCAATCTGACGATGATGTCTGGCTTCGCCCCCGACAACCCGCCGATGAACGCGATCTCTTCGAAGTTGTCGACGACGATCTGGTTGATCCCCGCCTCAATGGCAAAGCGAATCTCGCCGGGCTTCTTGTTGTTGCCATGCATGTGGCAACGGTCGGCCGGCACCCCGGCCCGGAGCGCGGCCCTCAACTCACCTTCGCTGGCCACGTCGATGAGGAGACCTTCTTGCCAGGCGATCCTGAGCACCGCAAGGGTCGAATTGGCCTTGCTGGCAAAGGTGAGTTCGCTGTCTTCCCAAGCCGCCCGGAACGCCGCGAGGTACCGACGGACGCGCCGCCTCAGGTGCCCCTCGTCGATGACATAGAGCGGCGTCCCCAGACCGGCGAGGCTCCGCACTTGGTCGTCGGAGAGGACAAGTCGTCCTTCGGTGGTCGTCTGGGTCGGCATTGGCCCAGATTTTAGCCCCCGCTTCACTTGAACCGAGGGCCCGGCCCGCACTCAGCTCCGCTGGTCAAGTTCGTCGCGGGCGCGGTCGGTCTCCTGCAGGTCCAGCCGGGTCGACCGCAGGTGCGCCAGCGGATCGTTGTCGGCCAGCTCCCGGTCGATCTTCTGGTTGCGGTCATGAAACGCGAGGGCATGGTCTGCGGCGACCATCTCGTCCAGCAAAGGTAACGCCCATCCGCGCCCCAGTTCGATCAACTGTTCCGCCGGTGCGGCGGGTTGCCCCAGTTCCAGCAGCTTGGCCATGGCCGCCTCCAAGGCTTCGCAGGTCTTGCGCGACAGTTCGTCGCCCGCGGGCCGTCCAGAGTGCTTCAGGTAGATCCGGGCCCCCGCGTCCAGGATGGCGGCGACTTCCGGGGCCAAGGCCGGCTGCACGCCGACAAGGTTCATGAACTCCTCTTGGCGGCTGTGCAACTTCCCTGCCAACTCCCTGATCCGCACCCGGTGGACCGGCACCGACTTGTGGAGCCGCATGAACAAACCGTACGTCCAGAGCGCCAGACCGCCCGCCGCCAAAACACTGGCCACCGCGGTGAGGGCACCGGGCAACGCGAAGACCGCCTTGTTGGCCACCGCCCCCGCCAGACTCAGGAGACCGAAAAACGCGATGGCCGACGGCACCGCGTAGGCCAGGACGCGGTAGTTCGTCCCCCCGTGGGCGACCTCTCGTTCTAACAGAAGCTCAAGGTTCTCATAAGCCTCGGTGCCGCCCATGTTGAAGGCCTTTCGCACCGCACGGAAAAACTTCTGCGTGCTCATCGCGCTCTGACAAGCCTACGCCAATCCGTGACGCGGGGTTTTGGCAGGCCCACTCCGGCTACACCGGAAGAGCCGTCGACACCGAAGCCGCCAGCACCTCGTCCACCGTGACCTCGCGGCCCAGCTTCTGCGACAAGTAGATGCCGTCCGAGACCAGCATCGTCTGGAGCGCCACTTCCGCCGTCTCCATCAAGGGGCACCGCCCCAGCAGGGCGGCGATCCAGTGGGCCTGCGGCTCGCCGTACATCGCCCCGTCGCCCACCACGTTGTCCCAGATATAGCGCGCCGTGCCCAGTTCGGCGGTGCAGTTGACGGGGACGTCGCCGATGTTCGTGAAGTAGCCGAACGGCGACACCCGCACGCCGCCCTTGTCACCCAAGACGTACGACCCTTCGAAGGAGTCCAGGTGCGCCGCCCACGCCTCGACGAGGTCCATGGACATGTCGCCGGCGAACCGTACCAGGCCGACGGCGAACTCCTCCACGTCCATCCCCGACGTCTCCTTCCGCTTCGGGTCCATGGCGATGCGTTGGTACGTCTTCCCACTGATCCGCTCCACCGGCGGGTTACCCATCAGCCACAGGACCTGAGAGATGTGATAGACCCCCATGTCATAGAGGGCGCCGCCGCTCGCCTTCGCCTTCTGGACAAAGCTTGGCGTGCCGTAGCCGTCCACATACGGCCGGCCCCGGCGTCGAAAGCCGGTCGACCGGGCGTGGTAGACCTTGCCCAAATGGCCGTCCGTGACGAGTTGCTTGGCCGCGCGCGCCTCGTTGCTGTGCAGAGTCACGAACTGGATGTGGAGTTTCTTGCCCGTGGACTTGCTCGCTTCCATCATCGCCACGGCGTCGACATAAGAGCCCGCCATCGGCTTCTCGCAATAGACGTGCTTGCCAGCGTTCAGCGCCGCCACCGTGACCGGGGAGTGAAGGTTGTTGTGGAGGCACACGTCCACCGCGTCGATGTCTTCCCGCGCCAGCAACTCGCGGAAGTCTGTGGTCACAAAACCGGGGCCGAACTCCTCGTTGGCTTTCTTGACCGCCTCCGTGTCGACGTCGCAGAAGGCGACCATCTCCGCCTCCGGGATACCCTTGTAGGTGCGCATGTGGTGCTGCGCGATCTGCCCGCAGCCGATGATGCCGATCTTGATCCTGTCGCTCATGGTCGATGAAATCCTCGGCGACGATACCCCTCCCCGACCGGCCTCGACACGTTGGTCGCCGCGGTTGTCGGGGAGGATTTTGTCTCGGTCGGTCTAGAGCTTTCTCGTCTTGCCGTCCGGGCCGGTGACTTCGAGCGACAAGGAATGCGCCCCGCCGGCCTCAAAGTAGCGCACCTGGAGCGGGTAGACGCCACGCTGGAGGCGCACCCGGCCCCGCTGGACCGCCGCTCCGTGGGGGCCGTCGTTGTCGACGACCTGGGCGCCCGCCAGCCATAACATCGAGCCGTCGTCACTGGTCAGGGAGAACGTGTAGTCTCCGTCCCGGTCGGCGAGGAACCACCCTTTGAAGTCAAGGGCGTACGGTTTGTCTTCGGGCGCCCCCTGCAGACCGATGGAGTTGGCGACCGACGTGGCCGCGTTGGCAAACGCCGACTCCTTCGGGCAGGCGTCAAACTTGCCCGAGATCATCCGGCGCTGGAACGTCGTCTGGGTCAGGCTGGTCGCCCTCGGCCCCTCCAGCTTCACCGCGTCCAACACCGTCTCGTCGCTCTTCGTGCCGTCGGGCAAGAAGTACGCCAACCGCAACCGCTGCGTCTTGTCGATCACCAGTGACTCCGGCGCCACCGCCGAGTCCGTCGTCGGAGCCGTGCCGTCGCTGGTGTAGCGGAGCAGTGCCCCCTCGATCGGGGGCTTGCCGAAGGGCAGGGTCTGCTTGTCGTAGAAGACCGCGGCGGTGTAGGCGAGGCCCGGCCTCGGCACCATGTACTTCACCTTGAGCTTGCTCAGCACGGCATATTGCGCCTCCAACCGCTTCTCAAACTCGGGCCATGAACGACCCTCCAGCGGACTCCACAATGCCTCTGCCATCGCCAGACCCCGCGGGTAGACCATCGACATCAGACGGTCGTAGTTGGTGATCCATTCCGTCCACAGGTTGGCCTGACCGCCCAAGACCAGCTTGCCTTGTTCGGGCGTCAGGGCCTTGGGGACCGGGTCGAACTCATACGCCTTCTCGGTGGAGATCGACGAGTAAGGGTAGTCAAAGTAGCAATGCGACGTCGGCGACATGACGACCTTATGGTTCGACTTGGCCGCCGCGACACCGCCGTCGATGCCGCGCCAACTCATCACCGCCGCCCCCGGTGCCAGCCCACCCTCCAAGATCTCGTCCCAACCGATCAGGTGCTTGCCGTGGTCGTCCAACCACTTGTCAAAGTGGCGGATGATGTAGCTCTGGAGCTCGTGGCTGTCCTTGAGCCCTTCCTTCTTCTTGAGGGCGTCGCAGTCCTTGCAGTTGTCCCACCAGGTCTTCTCCACTTCGTCGCCGCCGATGTGGACGTACTGCGACGGGAACAGGGCGATGACCTCGGTCAGGACGTCTTCGAGGAACTTGTACGTGGCCGCCTTGCCCGGACACAACGTGTTCTGCTTCCCGCGCTTGTCGAACACCGCTTGGGCCGCCGCGTCCCGCGGCGTGCAACGGACCTGGGGGTTGGTGTCCAGGACGGCTTGCTCATGTCCGGGTAGTTCGATCTCCGGCACGACGGTGATGTGCCGCTCCTTGGCATAGGCGATGACGTCCTTGATCTGCTCCTGGGTGTAGAAGCCGCCGTACACCTGTTGCTTGCCGTCCGGCTTGACAAAGTCAAGCGGACCGCCCCACTTGCCGTCGCCCTTCCGCCAAGCCCCGACTTCGGTCAGCTCCGGATGGCTCTTGATCTGGATGCGCCAGCCGCCGTCGTCGACAAGGTGCCAGTGGAACACGTTGAACTTGTAAAACGCCATCGTGTCCAGCATGTGCTTGACCTCGTCCACGGTGAAAAAGTGCCGCGACACGTCGAGCATCTGACCCCGCCAAGCGAACCGTGGTTTGTCTTCCAACGTCCCGCACGGGACCGGCTTGCCGAGCAACGCCAGTTGCTTGATCGTCTGGGCCGCGTAGAACAGGCCCGTCTCCGTCTTCGCCGCCGCCACCAGGCTGTCGGGGGTCACGACCATCGCATACCCCTCCTCGCCCAGGTCTTCGTTGCCGGGGTCTAGCGCCAGGGTGATCCCTGCCCCGTCGCTCGCCCCGAGGTCGGCCAGCTTGACCTGGTGCCCCAAGATGGTGGTCAGTTGCGATCCGAGCTTGATTCCCGAGACACCAGCGGGCCCCGGCGCGGTGATCGAAGCGACACTCTTGATGTCGAACGTGCCGGCGATCGCATTGAACTCCGGGGGTCGGGGGATGACGGGCCAGACGGCCGCCTGGGCCGTCGCGACACTGGCAAGAAGGCTAGTCAGCACCCGCCAAGCTTACACCTTGGCCGGCTCTCCCGACGCCATGTCGACCGCCACCCGTCCGGCCAAGCACCGGGCCTTGAGGTTCTCGGGCTCCACTCCAGGGTCCAGCCGGACCACCGGGTCGACGCCGGTCACCGGGTTCCATCCTGGGCTCGGGGCCCCCTCGGTCTGGTACGGGCACCACGGTTCGTCCCACACGACGAGGTCGGCGACAAAGCCTTTGACCCGCACCTCGACCACGTCGCCGGTCACCACCTCGACCTTTGGCGTCGCGAGCTGCATGTCTTTGGGTTCGGCGAGCAGGCACCACCTCTCCCTCGGCGCACCCGGCTCAAGAGTCGCCGAGACCGCCGTGCGCGACGCGGACAGGGACGAGACGTCCAGGGTCGCCACCACGCGCCGTTCGCCCGCCGCCAGGGTCACCGACTCGACAAGCTCCGTCTTGGTCTCGCCGGTCAGGGTGTCGACCGCGCGCACCGTCAAGGTCCCTGCCGCCGCCGACTGACCGTCGTTTACGGCCCAGACGCGCACCGCCTGGCCCGTGTTCTCAAGGCACAGCACAACGTCAGCGTAGAGCCTCTCAAGCTCGAACCCAGCCGGTTTGAGGTTCCGGAGGTAGTCCTGCACCGCCCAGCTTTCCACTGGCCAGCAGTCGTTGAACTGCCAAATCAGGCTGCCTTTGCAAAAGTCGGACCGACGGTAGTACTCGATGCCGAACCGCAGGGCGTCCCGCTGGTTGAGTTGGCTGGTGTACACCCAGTCCTCCAGGTCCTTGGCACGCGGGTAGTGGATTTCAACGTAGCTCTGGAACTTCACCCGCGTCTTGCCGGTCTTGTCGTGCCAGTCGGCTTGAGGGAACGGGAACGGCAGGCTGCCGACGTCGTCGGTCAGAAGGGTCGAGTCCCAAAGGTCAAGCGAGCACGAGGACGCAAACCCGAACTCCGAACTGAATCGGGTGGTCGAGTCTTGGTAATGGACCCAGTCCCCCCGGCCGTGCCACACGTCCCAGTAGTGCTGGTCCCCGTACCGCCCCATGTTCACCCCGGTGGCGTGCTCGTTCGTCACCTTGCCGTCGGGGGCGGAGCCGATGGGGCTGCTCGGGATGTAACTGTGACCGGGGTCAAGTTGGGCCAGCACCTCGGGCAATGTCCCTTCGTAAATCGGCAGGCCGTAGTAGCGTGGCGGACTTTTCTCCAGCCCACCCCACTTCCCTTCCCACATCGTGTGGTTCTCGTTGTTGCCGCACCACAGGGCCAGGCAAGCACGGTCGCGCAGCCGCTTGATGTGGTAGGCCGCCTCGGCGGCCACGACCGCCCGGGCCGCCTCGTCGTCGGGGTAATAGCTGCACCCGAACGGAAAGTCTTGCCACACCATGATCCCAAGGGCGTCGCAGGCGTCGTAGAAGTCCTCGGACTCATACATACCGCCGCCCCACACGCGCAGCATGTTCATGTTCAGGTCGCGGCAGACCGCCACCTGGTCCCAGTAGTCGTCACGGGTGACCCGCGACGGGAAGGAGTCGTTCGGTATCCAGTTGGCCCCACGGGCGAAGACCGGGACACCGTTCACCTCGAAGGTGAACGACTCGCCGACTTCGTCGGCCTCGCGGCGCAAGACGATCGAACGCAACCCGACGTTCTTCGTCAGGGTATGGTCCCCGAGCGTCGCTTCGAGCGGGTAAAGCGTCTGTTCGCCCATCCCGTTGGGCCACCAGAGGTCTCCGGCGACCTCGAAACTGGCGTCCTTCCCTGCTTTGGTCTGCCCCATGAAGGTGACGCTCAACTCGCCCTCGCCTTCAACTTCGGCTTCGACCCATACCCGGTGACGCCCGTCACCCAATCCCTCTTGGTGGACCGACAACTGGGTGATCCGGCTGGAAAACTCCAGAAGCCGGACCGGCCGCCAGACACCCGCCGACACGAGCCTGGGGCCCCAGTCCCAGCCCGACATGCACTGGACCTTGCGGACAAACGCCCTCTCGTCAAACTGCGCCGTGTCCCACGCCAACCCTTCCTTCTCGAAATAGGCCCGGCGTCGCTCAGCCCCGACCTTGATCGGCGACTCGAACACCACCGAGACCTCGTTGGCCCCTTCGGTCAGCAAGTCGGTCACGTCGACCTCCAGGGGGACGAACATGTTGTCGTGGGTGGCGACCACCGCACCGTTCAGCGACACGGAGCAGACCGTGTCCAGACCTTCGAACCGCAAGACCCGGCGCGGCAGGTCGGTGTCTGCCTTCCAGTCAAAGCTCGTCCGGTACTCCCAGCGCTCAAAGTCCACCCACCGCGCCCCAAACTCGAGCATGCGGCAAAACGGGTCGGCGATGACCCCGGCCCGCTCCAGGTCTAGGTGGACGTGGCCGGGGACGACCGCGTCCAGCCACCCGGGGGTGCCGTTGTGGTTTTGCGGATAACCTGGACCTTCAAGCAAAAGACGAAACTGCCAACCAGAGTCAAGCGTGCGTGTTCGCATCAGAGTTCTTCGGGATCGTACTCGGGCTTGGGTCGAGGCACAGAGTCACGGTAGGCGTCGCGCCAAGCCCGGCCGCGACGTGGTCTGGGTTGTCGGGGGCGCCCAGGCTGGGCACCCCCGGTTTGGCGGTCAACCGCCGTTCTTGATGTTGTCAGGCACGTTGATCGGGCCTGACCCGGCGGGCGGTCCCGACGGGGCCCCGTTCGCCGGCCCCCCTGGCTGGCCAGGCCCGCGCCAGTTGGCCGGCGGGGCAGAGCGTTGGAAGTCTTCCTTCTTCGGCTCGGGCTGCGAACCTTCCGAACCGCACCCGGTCAGGGCCAATGCCCCGACAGCGAGCGCGGCGATGAGCAGTGTCGTCCTCATGCTCACTCGTACCGCGTGGCGTCCCACATCTTCCAGTAGCCGCTCTCCTTGCAGCCACCGGCTTGACCAGCCGCCGTGCCCTTGGCGATGTCGACGGTGGCCGTCGGCTTCATGGACTTGGAGTGGCCGTCAGTGAACGCGACGGGAGACTGTCCGCCATAGCCGTCATAAATGACGCCGTTGTAGCTTCCGTCCGGAGGCGACCACGGGCCGTTCTTCTGGCCGGGGAGCGACACGCCGTTGTCGATGCCGTCCGACATGAGCAATGTCGCGGCCCACGGGCTGTAGACGCCCTGGATACCGCCCTGCATCCACGAGGTCGGGTGCATCTTGAACCGGGTGGCGAAGATGATCGTCTCCGAAGGCAGCGGGATGGCGGTGGCGCTACGCGGCGAGTTGTAATCGTTCGTCCAGCTCCGGTTGGACTGGATGACGCCGATCATGTCCCAGCCGCCCCAGCTCGGGGAGCACCGGCCGGCAAAGATGCCGTTGCCCGGATAGCTGAAGTTCGGGCCGCTGTCAAACCCGTCGGTCGGCGGGTTCTTATGGCTGTCGCTCGGGTCAAGGAAGATACCGAAGTTCTTCATGTACGGCTGCGTCGCCATCTGCCACGTCATCTGCCAGCCCCAGCCGTTACCCGGCCCAGGCTCGCCCTCCGCGCAGAAGTTGTCGTCGTAGTCGTTGGTGTACATCAACGACGCGAGGATCAACTGCTTTGTGTTGCTGAGTGACGCGGCCTTCTTCGCGGCGGCCTTCGCCTGCGCGAAGACCGGGAAGAGGATCGCCGCCAAGATGGCGATGATCGCGATGACAACGAGTAGCTCGATGAGTGTGAATGCTGAGTTACGTTTCAAGATACGGGACCTCTTCGTCGAATGGTCTGGGGACGCAGCGTCGCCGCCGCACCCGAAGTCGTGGGACGCCCCCGGTGGGAGAACACGACCATCGTGTCGTGCTCCCCGTCCAGGGTCGCGGCCGAATTGACAGATGTCCCCCGCACGACGATCTCGTGTCGGGCGACTCGGCGCAGGGGAGGCCCCTGCCGGTCCCGCATCCTGGCCATCATCCGGTCGATGGCCAAGCGGGCAAAATCGTCCCAGTCGCAATGGGCGGCGGTCAGGTCGCGACCGCCGATCCGCA
Coding sequences within it:
- the trpS gene encoding tryptophan--tRNA ligase — its product is MALPANKRILSGMRSTNPRLHIGNYEGALRNWVELQGQGYDMYCMVADLHALTTDYEDPGQVSRNAREVAKDYIAAGIDPAKSVVFVQSHVREHSELHLLFSMMTPLGWLERVPTYKEKQEDLGSAEREPYGLLGYPVLQTVDILLYKPYGVPVGRDQAPHLEIGNDIALRFNRLYGKEVFTPYKYMIPQDESRAKVPGLDMRKMSKSYDNCIYLSDTEDQTAARIKSAFTTPTKIKKDDPGVPEGCAVCQYLKLYSPDWETQWEEDRQGLRGCMQNKKELTEALNEYLRPIRERRAQLDDATIEDILRDGAARATERAAATMAEVREAMGMF
- a CDS encoding family 20 glycosylhydrolase, with product MLTSLLASVATAQAAVWPVIPRPPEFNAIAGTFDIKSVASITAPGPAGVSGIKLGSQLTTILGHQVKLADLGASDGAGITLALDPGNEDLGEEGYAMVVTPDSLVAAAKTETGLFYAAQTIKQLALLGKPVPCGTLEDKPRFAWRGQMLDVSRHFFTVDEVKHMLDTMAFYKFNVFHWHLVDDGGWRIQIKSHPELTEVGAWRKGDGKWGGPLDFVKPDGKQQVYGGFYTQEQIKDVIAYAKERHITVVPEIELPGHEQAVLDTNPQVRCTPRDAAAQAVFDKRGKQNTLCPGKAATYKFLEDVLTEVIALFPSQYVHIGGDEVEKTWWDNCKDCDALKKKEGLKDSHELQSYIIRHFDKWLDDHGKHLIGWDEILEGGLAPGAAVMSWRGIDGGVAAAKSNHKVVMSPTSHCYFDYPYSSISTEKAYEFDPVPKALTPEQGKLVLGGQANLWTEWITNYDRLMSMVYPRGLAMAEALWSPLEGRSWPEFEKRLEAQYAVLSKLKVKYMVPRPGLAYTAAVFYDKQTLPFGKPPIEGALLRYTSDGTAPTTDSAVAPESLVIDKTQRLRLAYFLPDGTKSDETVLDAVKLEGPRATSLTQTTFQRRMISGKFDACPKESAFANAATSVANSIGLQGAPEDKPYALDFKGWFLADRDGDYTFSLTSDDGSMLWLAGAQVVDNDGPHGAAVQRGRVRLQRGVYPLQVRYFEAGGAHSLSLEVTGPDGKTRKL
- a CDS encoding prepilin-type N-terminal cleavage/methylation domain-containing protein, whose product is MKRNSAFTLIELLVVIAIIAILAAILFPVFAQAKAAAKKAASLSNTKQLILASLMYTNDYDDNFCAEGEPGPGNGWGWQMTWQMATQPYMKNFGIFLDPSDSHKNPPTDGFDSGPNFSYPGNGIFAGRCSPSWGGWDMIGVIQSNRSWTNDYNSPRSATAIPLPSETIIFATRFKMHPTSWMQGGIQGVYSPWAATLLMSDGIDNGVSLPGQKNGPWSPPDGSYNGVIYDGYGGQSPVAFTDGHSKSMKPTATVDIAKGTAAGQAGGCKESGYWKMWDATRYE
- a CDS encoding Gfo/Idh/MocA family oxidoreductase is translated as MSDRIKIGIIGCGQIAQHHMRTYKGIPEAEMVAFCDVDTEAVKKANEEFGPGFVTTDFRELLAREDIDAVDVCLHNNLHSPVTVAALNAGKHVYCEKPMAGSYVDAVAMMEASKSTGKKLHIQFVTLHSNEARAAKQLVTDGHLGKVYHARSTGFRRRGRPYVDGYGTPSFVQKAKASGGALYDMGVYHISQVLWLMGNPPVERISGKTYQRIAMDPKRKETSGMDVEEFAVGLVRFAGDMSMDLVEAWAAHLDSFEGSYVLGDKGGVRVSPFGYFTNIGDVPVNCTAELGTARYIWDNVVGDGAMYGEPQAHWIAALLGRCPLMETAEVALQTMLVSDGIYLSQKLGREVTVDEVLAASVSTALPV
- a CDS encoding site-2 protease family protein, which gives rise to MSLPLVAQLGAHVPPPPVIAAILLVIFLAIGLHEYCHAKFADLAGDPTPRAMGRVTLNLFKHFDLLGTIMILVTTFSGFGIGWGKPVIMDPRHMKNPKWDHFIAVLAGPMSNLVQAAVYAVLLRLLMPTGMLQGGFLTAFLLYGVILNVTLFVFNLLPIGPLDGMWLLGTFLSDKARISWTRFNLSIGSLLFLVLVLIPVNTTGDSLLFVIMSPFSDFLQRLLLGSGSHA
- the lysA gene encoding diaminopimelate decarboxylase, translated to MPTQTTTEGRLVLSDDQVRSLAGLGTPLYVIDEGHLRRRVRRYLAAFRAAWEDSELTFASKANSTLAVLRIAWQEGLLIDVASEGELRAALRAGVPADRCHMHGNNKKPGEIRFAIEAGINQIVVDNFEEIAFIGGLSGAKPDIIVRLAPGVDPKTHAKISTGQADTKFGFNIADGSGERALVAALEAGLDVKGFHCHVGSQLLDPEAQISGGELLAQFAADMRAKHGYEAQVINVGGGLGVHYVGDARPLPVEEYCAQIVAQISRALAPSGLRPKLVQEPGRSIIGESGVTLYTVGAVKEVPSASKGRRVYVAVDGGLSDNPRPVMYGSKYDVVAVSGDGRGFAAGRPATVSGKHCETDMLFEDVMLPSDIRAGDHIQVLVTGAYNSAMASNYNRYQRPGTALLREDGSAVMVQRPETWDEMFARESVPEDL